Proteins encoded by one window of Flagellimonas lutaonensis:
- a CDS encoding T9SS type B sorting domain-containing protein — protein MRTLFSAGCFLLFSIWAAAQNSPDCRSAIPVCADAPILSQADGSGDIDDFDPDNIRQSGCLEKGSISSANIEHNTSWYVFRAGTDGQIGFDIEALSDTAEWDFALYGPFDQTTGQNFCGLIGDGTAQPIRCNYEVNTTSFTGVGVNPENGQVGAPFVKGSQNTYDEWLDVRAGEVYYLLINNFNTNFDGDPEPFSLTFTGSSVDADQNTALDCTLRDEFLGLDIIACEGDPDIVLSARNSPAGPNISNITWSVDTDDDGTIDNVLASGPAEFEYTVASPNSGRYFVSIENTLGQIYSDDILITFYGVPQLDEVIVIDDLVNSDQTDPYNIEIVPLGDGDFEYSLNGGDFQDDPVFRDVPPGINTVVINDKNGCGTTEPIEFLVVGYPKFFTPNGDSRNDNWQVLGIEQLTNPRVYIFDRFGKLLKQLDGTTLGWDGTFNGRPMPSSDYWFRLDYDRDQQGVVVARSVRRHFSLVR, from the coding sequence ATGCGAACACTATTTAGTGCTGGTTGTTTTCTGCTCTTTTCTATTTGGGCCGCTGCCCAAAATTCACCCGATTGTAGAAGTGCGATTCCCGTTTGTGCCGATGCACCCATTCTGTCACAGGCAGATGGCAGTGGCGATATCGATGATTTTGACCCGGACAACATTAGGCAGTCGGGCTGTTTGGAAAAAGGCAGTATAAGCTCTGCCAATATTGAGCACAATACCTCATGGTACGTTTTTAGGGCAGGTACCGATGGTCAAATCGGTTTTGACATCGAGGCATTGTCGGATACCGCCGAGTGGGACTTTGCCCTCTATGGCCCTTTTGACCAAACCACCGGACAAAATTTCTGCGGGCTCATTGGCGATGGCACCGCCCAGCCCATTCGTTGTAACTATGAAGTGAACACCACATCGTTCACGGGTGTAGGCGTAAACCCAGAAAATGGCCAGGTGGGCGCACCCTTTGTGAAAGGCAGCCAGAACACCTATGATGAATGGTTGGATGTAAGGGCGGGCGAGGTGTATTATCTGCTCATCAATAATTTCAACACCAATTTCGACGGAGACCCAGAACCATTTTCATTGACGTTTACCGGCAGTTCTGTAGACGCCGACCAGAATACGGCATTGGACTGTACCCTGCGTGATGAGTTCTTGGGATTGGACATCATTGCCTGTGAAGGTGATCCTGATATCGTGCTGAGCGCCCGAAACTCACCTGCGGGACCAAATATCTCAAACATTACATGGAGCGTCGATACCGACGATGACGGAACCATTGATAATGTATTGGCTTCAGGTCCTGCTGAATTTGAATATACCGTTGCCAGCCCCAATTCGGGAAGATACTTCGTCTCTATCGAGAATACGTTGGGCCAAATCTATTCAGACGATATATTGATTACTTTTTATGGGGTGCCCCAATTGGATGAGGTCATTGTCATTGATGATTTGGTCAATAGCGACCAGACCGATCCCTATAACATTGAAATCGTTCCCTTGGGAGATGGTGATTTTGAATATTCGCTCAATGGTGGTGATTTTCAAGATGACCCGGTTTTTAGGGATGTGCCCCCGGGCATCAACACGGTGGTGATCAACGACAAAAATGGCTGTGGCACAACGGAACCCATAGAGTTTTTAGTGGTAGGATACCCTAAATTCTTTACCCCAAACGGTGATAGCCGAAACGATAATTGGCAGGTCTTGGGCATTGAACAGTTGACCAACCCCAGAGTCTATATATTTGATCGATTTGGTAAGCTTTTAAAACAATTGGACGGAACCACGCTTGGTTGGGACGGTACCTTTAACGGCCGCCCCATGCCATCTTCCGACTATTGGTTCAGGCTTGATTATGACCGTGATCAGCAAGGTGTGGTGGTTGCACGCTCGGTAAGAAGGCATTTTTCACTGGTAAGGTAA